One genomic window of Polyangium aurulentum includes the following:
- a CDS encoding MutS-related protein, producing the protein MKPSPHAPDAAPTYEIQSLLHPDPVARPDLEELRQALSFAFASGVSGGLFNQALDQAPLAPSTWDPKSFAPDLFVEELVARGFRVRVGGRDAVVNRAFILRVLAHPPSDPRVTDFRRAILRELSTSPVFRRQFEELYAIACRLRAALEGAAAGKKFDPTRRQLDVLSLIKDAFDRMSESFDGAQSGLSRLREFGAMVRETEGYRSMVDLLDYDEHLATLGLTIRVGADGRVRGFEIGKLRERQDNPFVLSPARRWLAKIEMFFRGYRFSEGEVMARLLDAVFEGIEAHVLRFIPLLGEMEVYLGALGFRDLADAAGLEVCLPEVRAAAEGGDEQPRALLGLFNPLLVASGVRAVPCDIVTDRTGATVLITGPNSGGKTRLLQSVALAQLLAQGGMFVPAREAHLVRVPGLVVSLIQETRVDQSEGRLGMELVRIRALFETLGPGAMVMLDELCSGTNPSEGEEIFELVIMLLAKLRPQAFITTHFLTFAGRLARENTIAGLRFIQVGLDAAQRPTYQFVAGVATTSLASHAAARLGVSRDELEGLIERNMRAPAARARES; encoded by the coding sequence ATGAAGCCCTCCCCACACGCCCCTGACGCCGCGCCGACCTACGAGATCCAGAGCCTGCTCCACCCCGATCCGGTCGCGCGGCCCGATCTCGAGGAGCTGCGCCAGGCCCTCTCGTTCGCATTCGCGAGCGGCGTCTCCGGCGGGCTCTTCAACCAGGCGCTCGATCAGGCGCCGCTCGCGCCGTCCACCTGGGATCCGAAGAGCTTCGCGCCGGACCTGTTCGTGGAGGAGCTCGTCGCGCGCGGCTTCCGCGTGCGCGTGGGCGGGCGGGACGCCGTCGTGAACCGCGCCTTCATCCTGCGCGTCCTCGCGCATCCGCCGAGCGATCCCCGCGTGACGGATTTCCGGCGAGCCATCCTGCGCGAGCTGTCCACCTCGCCCGTCTTTCGCCGTCAGTTCGAGGAGCTGTACGCAATCGCCTGCCGCTTGCGCGCCGCGCTCGAGGGCGCCGCGGCAGGGAAGAAGTTCGATCCCACGCGGCGGCAGCTCGACGTGCTCTCGCTCATCAAGGATGCGTTCGACCGCATGAGCGAGTCCTTCGACGGCGCGCAGTCCGGCCTGTCGCGCCTGCGTGAATTCGGCGCCATGGTGCGCGAGACCGAGGGGTATCGGTCGATGGTGGACCTGCTCGACTATGACGAGCACCTCGCCACGCTCGGCCTCACCATCCGCGTCGGCGCCGACGGACGCGTGCGCGGGTTCGAGATCGGAAAGCTCCGCGAGCGTCAGGACAACCCATTCGTCCTCTCGCCGGCGCGTCGGTGGCTCGCCAAGATCGAGATGTTCTTCCGCGGCTACCGCTTCAGCGAAGGGGAGGTCATGGCGCGCCTGCTCGACGCGGTCTTCGAGGGCATCGAGGCGCATGTCTTGCGTTTCATTCCGCTCCTCGGCGAGATGGAGGTGTATCTCGGCGCGCTCGGCTTCCGCGACCTCGCGGACGCCGCGGGCCTCGAGGTTTGCCTGCCCGAGGTACGCGCGGCGGCGGAGGGCGGGGACGAGCAGCCGCGCGCGCTGCTCGGGCTCTTCAACCCGCTGCTCGTCGCGAGCGGCGTCCGCGCCGTGCCGTGCGACATCGTGACCGACCGGACCGGGGCGACCGTGCTCATCACCGGACCGAACTCCGGCGGCAAGACGCGGCTCTTGCAATCGGTCGCGCTGGCGCAGCTCCTCGCCCAGGGGGGGATGTTCGTCCCGGCGCGTGAAGCCCATCTGGTGCGGGTCCCGGGGCTCGTCGTATCGCTGATCCAGGAGACACGGGTGGATCAAAGCGAGGGGCGGCTCGGAATGGAGCTGGTCCGCATCCGGGCGCTCTTCGAGACGCTCGGCCCCGGCGCGATGGTGATGCTCGACGAGCTCTGTTCCGGGACGAACCCCTCCGAGGGCGAGGAGATCTTCGAGCTCGTGATCATGCTCCTCGCGAAGCTGCGCCCGCAAGCATTCATCACCACCCATTTCTTGACGTTCGCGGGGCGGCTCGCGCGGGAAAACACGATTGCCGGATTGCGCTTCATCCAGGTGGGGCTCGACGCGGCCCAGCGGCCGACCTACCAGTTCGTCGCCGGGGTGGCGACGACCTCGCTCGCGTCCCATGCGGCCGCGCGGCTCGGCGTGAGCCGCGACGAGCTCGAGGGGCTGATCGAACGCAACATGCGCGCGCCTGCCGCGCGTGCGCGGGAGAGCTGA
- a CDS encoding terpene synthase family protein, translating to MTAKIVEPLHIPPFYCPIPPAVHPELERIDGRSIEWFRSFGAFPGDEGLKILRGWHHPELAARAHPEEDPERVQLMADLVHWTIFDDAVIDGDHSHTADTASKAAGGFPALAVKLVRMLEAPDGPLLLASPWVSALMDLRRRLDAIATPAQIHRWVGAFREYLLAAGWKRFSQAKRELPRLADYVAMRTPDGGVQLYVTLADVIGGYQLTDADLAHPQVRALTEMALTLIAWDNDLFSHYKESLTEDPCINLVDVIAAERGCSLQDAVPLAMAMRDRVMTRYMAVRDAAVSRHDGAARRYITTLDRWIASNIDMSANSDRYINPRNRPATEVAWVHFEPARTDTPSEGHALPLEFPAIGWWWRKELHAGPFR from the coding sequence GTGACCGCAAAAATCGTCGAGCCACTTCATATCCCGCCTTTTTACTGCCCGATTCCGCCAGCCGTTCATCCAGAGCTCGAGCGAATCGACGGACGATCGATCGAATGGTTCCGCAGCTTCGGCGCCTTCCCGGGCGACGAGGGCCTGAAGATCCTCCGCGGCTGGCACCACCCGGAGCTCGCCGCCCGCGCCCACCCGGAGGAGGATCCGGAGCGGGTGCAGCTCATGGCGGACCTGGTCCACTGGACGATCTTCGACGACGCGGTGATCGACGGCGACCACTCCCACACCGCCGACACGGCGTCGAAGGCAGCGGGCGGCTTTCCAGCGCTGGCGGTGAAGCTGGTCCGTATGCTGGAAGCGCCCGACGGCCCGCTGCTTCTCGCGAGCCCGTGGGTCTCGGCATTGATGGATCTGCGTCGCCGCCTGGACGCGATTGCTACGCCGGCGCAGATCCACCGGTGGGTCGGGGCCTTTCGTGAGTACCTGCTCGCGGCCGGCTGGAAGCGCTTCTCGCAGGCGAAGCGGGAGCTGCCGCGCCTCGCCGATTATGTGGCCATGCGGACGCCGGACGGCGGCGTTCAGCTCTACGTCACCCTGGCGGACGTGATCGGCGGCTATCAGCTCACCGACGCCGACCTCGCGCACCCGCAGGTCCGCGCGTTGACCGAGATGGCGCTGACCTTGATCGCGTGGGACAACGATCTGTTTTCCCATTACAAGGAGAGCCTCACCGAGGACCCGTGCATCAACCTCGTCGACGTGATCGCCGCGGAGCGCGGCTGCTCGCTGCAGGACGCGGTGCCGCTGGCAATGGCGATGCGCGACAGGGTGATGACGCGCTACATGGCGGTGCGCGACGCCGCCGTCTCCCGCCACGACGGCGCGGCCCGCAGGTACATCACCACCCTCGATCGGTGGATCGCCTCCAACATCGACATGTCCGCGAACAGCGACCGGTACATCAACCCGCGCAACCGGCCCGCCACCGAGGTCGCGTGGGTCCACTTCGAGCCGGCGCGCACCGACACGCCGAGCGAGGGCCACGCGCTCCCGCTCGAATTCCCGGCCATCGGCTGGTGGTGGCGCAAGGAGCTCCACGCCGGTCCATTCCGCTGA
- a CDS encoding cytochrome P450, whose amino-acid sequence MSTHYTLTTAPGGLPLVGHTLQLLVRPLQLFQSLRAHGDVVVIRLASTPIHVVNHPELIRQILTTDARKFDKGVQFEKARPYVGNGLATSSEPLHLRQRRLIQPAFHRAQIALYLQTMQATAREMIAAWPQGQPIELDRRLFEFTIRVLTETLFSTEADARVIREITGSLPDFLDGIAWRVAIPAELVERLPLPANRRFREGRERLRAIIDALIAGHRGAVDQREDLLSMLLAAREEETGAGMSDAQIRDEITTMMLAGTETSASTIGWVCHLLAEHPDVQERLQREVDTVLDGRAAGVEDLSRLVFMRHVISEALRMYPPAWLISRRPLEDVDLGGHRLRAGSQVFFSAYGVHRDPELYPDPDRFRPERWAEEQTKAVARAAFLPFGAGVRGCIGEPFAWAESTVFLATLVGARSLHLVPGRPVKAVARGTLRPQNLHVLTRPRAG is encoded by the coding sequence ATGAGCACGCATTACACCCTCACGACCGCGCCCGGAGGCCTCCCCCTGGTCGGGCACACGCTGCAATTGCTCGTCCGCCCGCTGCAGCTCTTCCAGTCGCTCCGCGCGCACGGCGATGTGGTCGTCATTCGCCTGGCGTCCACGCCGATCCACGTCGTCAACCACCCCGAGCTCATCCGGCAGATCCTCACGACGGACGCGAGGAAGTTCGACAAGGGCGTGCAATTCGAGAAAGCGCGCCCGTACGTCGGCAATGGGCTCGCCACGTCGAGCGAGCCCCTGCACCTCCGCCAGCGCCGCCTGATCCAGCCCGCGTTCCACCGCGCGCAGATCGCCCTTTATTTGCAGACAATGCAGGCGACCGCGCGGGAGATGATCGCGGCCTGGCCGCAGGGGCAGCCGATCGAGCTGGATCGGCGGCTCTTCGAGTTCACGATCCGCGTCCTGACCGAGACGCTGTTCTCCACCGAGGCCGACGCCAGGGTCATCCGCGAGATCACCGGGTCGCTCCCCGACTTTCTCGACGGCATTGCCTGGCGCGTGGCGATCCCGGCCGAGCTCGTCGAGCGGCTGCCGCTCCCGGCGAATCGACGCTTCCGCGAGGGGCGCGAGCGGCTGCGCGCGATCATCGACGCGCTCATCGCCGGTCACCGCGGGGCTGTCGACCAGCGGGAGGATCTGCTGTCGATGCTGCTCGCGGCGCGCGAGGAAGAGACCGGCGCCGGCATGAGCGACGCGCAGATCCGCGACGAGATCACGACGATGATGCTCGCGGGGACCGAGACCAGCGCGAGCACGATCGGGTGGGTTTGCCACCTGCTCGCCGAGCATCCGGACGTGCAGGAGCGGCTGCAGCGCGAGGTCGATACGGTGCTCGACGGTCGAGCGGCCGGCGTCGAGGACCTCTCGCGCCTCGTATTCATGCGCCACGTGATCAGCGAGGCACTGCGGATGTACCCACCTGCCTGGCTCATCAGCCGGCGCCCGCTCGAGGACGTCGATCTCGGCGGCCACCGGCTGCGGGCCGGCAGCCAGGTCTTCTTTTCGGCATACGGCGTCCACCGCGATCCCGAGCTCTATCCCGACCCGGATCGCTTCCGGCCCGAGCGCTGGGCCGAGGAGCAGACCAAAGCCGTGGCGCGCGCGGCATTCCTCCCTTTCGGCGCGGGCGTGCGCGGCTGCATCGGCGAGCCGTTCGCGTGGGCGGAGTCCACGGTGTTTCTCGCGACGCTGGTAGGCGCGCGCTCCCTTCACCTGGTGCCCGGCCGGCCCGTGAAGGCGGTCGCGAGGGGCACGCTCCGCCCGCAGAACCTCCACGTGCTCACACGACCGCGCGCGGGGTGA
- a CDS encoding nuclear transport factor 2 family protein: METVNRSRSPLYWGRVGAALVAAAVAVSGVAAAVPAAGNPPSDIQRLRDRAEIEELTYCYAEATDAIGRGQVEVGRALYQKCFTKDAVIGVYFPTDDPNGPPGLSSGPSAWADIVDDVFTTSGYLATQHLMGNVRIDIQGKTATMSTYLNATHVIDPVGAIDLANGTYEDVVVRTPQGWKIAQRTLRLITFLRVESP; the protein is encoded by the coding sequence ATGGAAACTGTCAATCGTTCGCGTTCGCCTTTGTATTGGGGTCGGGTTGGTGCTGCGCTCGTCGCGGCGGCGGTCGCGGTGAGCGGCGTCGCGGCCGCGGTCCCGGCGGCGGGCAATCCCCCCAGCGACATCCAGCGCCTGCGGGACCGGGCGGAGATCGAGGAGCTCACGTACTGCTATGCCGAGGCGACCGACGCGATCGGCCGCGGCCAGGTCGAGGTCGGCAGGGCCCTCTATCAGAAATGCTTCACGAAGGACGCCGTCATCGGGGTCTATTTCCCCACCGATGACCCCAATGGTCCCCCGGGCCTCAGCTCCGGCCCCTCGGCGTGGGCCGACATCGTGGACGACGTATTCACCACCTCCGGCTACCTCGCGACCCAGCACCTGATGGGCAACGTACGGATCGACATCCAGGGCAAGACGGCCACGATGTCGACCTACCTCAATGCGACGCACGTCATCGATCCCGTGGGAGCCATCGACCTCGCGAACGGGACCTACGAGGACGTCGTGGTCCGCACCCCGCAGGGCTGGAAAATCGCGCAGCGCACGTTGCGGCTCATCACCTTCCTGAGGGTCGAGTCCCCCTGA
- a CDS encoding STAS domain-containing protein — translation MSAARNNPPIRYDFYFHTTRDLLCVLGRDGRLLVSNQAFQEALGHDADSLEGVDFLSLVHPDDAEPVRAFLASNEDRDVRIDFEARFAHRELGHRRLSYSLRRLAGEAELYGSGIETYEQVSVEEWRKRRELFQKMQETAHVGGWEVDCLTGKQYWTEETYRIHHLSLDWDPLVSDGLALYAPESRPIITAAWNAAVTEGKPYDLELELINLKGQRLWVRTAGRPVLENGKVVRVLGAFQDIDAFKRRELELAEKLAIIEKQRSEIQALSVPIIQVWDDVLALPLVGGVDQARADEITARLLEAVVAKSARFTILDLTGVEAVDEETAERLVRILRAIRLLGAEGMVTGIRPAVAHMLATLGADFAGARTFSNLREAIKACMRERPSTKAPREGGARAMR, via the coding sequence ATGTCTGCTGCTCGAAATAACCCCCCAATCCGCTACGATTTCTACTTCCACACGACGCGAGATCTCCTCTGCGTGCTCGGGCGTGACGGACGCCTGCTCGTCTCCAACCAGGCGTTCCAGGAGGCGCTCGGGCACGACGCAGATTCGCTGGAGGGCGTCGATTTCCTCTCGCTCGTGCACCCCGACGACGCGGAGCCGGTGCGCGCATTCCTCGCCTCGAACGAGGACAGGGACGTCCGGATCGATTTCGAGGCGCGCTTCGCCCACCGCGAGCTCGGACACCGCAGGCTCAGCTACTCCCTCCGCCGCCTGGCCGGCGAGGCCGAGCTTTACGGATCCGGCATCGAGACGTACGAGCAGGTGTCGGTGGAGGAGTGGCGCAAGCGCCGCGAGCTGTTCCAGAAGATGCAGGAGACGGCCCACGTCGGCGGGTGGGAGGTCGATTGCCTCACGGGCAAGCAATACTGGACCGAGGAGACGTACCGGATTCACCATCTCTCGCTCGATTGGGATCCGCTCGTGTCCGATGGCCTCGCGCTCTACGCGCCCGAGAGCCGGCCGATCATCACGGCTGCGTGGAACGCCGCGGTGACCGAGGGAAAACCCTACGATCTCGAGCTCGAGCTCATCAACCTCAAGGGCCAGCGGCTCTGGGTGCGCACCGCGGGCCGGCCGGTCCTGGAGAATGGCAAGGTGGTCCGGGTCCTCGGGGCCTTCCAGGACATCGACGCCTTCAAGCGCCGGGAGCTCGAGCTCGCGGAGAAGCTCGCGATCATCGAGAAGCAGCGGTCGGAGATCCAGGCGTTGTCGGTGCCGATCATCCAGGTGTGGGACGACGTCCTCGCGCTGCCGCTCGTGGGCGGGGTCGATCAGGCGCGCGCGGACGAGATCACGGCGCGCTTGCTCGAGGCGGTGGTGGCGAAGAGCGCGCGCTTCACGATCCTCGATCTCACGGGCGTGGAGGCCGTGGACGAGGAGACGGCCGAGCGCCTCGTGCGCATTCTGCGGGCCATTCGGCTCCTCGGCGCCGAGGGCATGGTCACCGGGATCCGGCCCGCCGTGGCGCACATGCTGGCGACCCTCGGCGCCGATTTCGCAGGGGCGAGGACGTTCAGCAACCTGCGCGAGGCCATCAAGGCGTGTATGCGGGAGCGGCCGAGCACGAAGGCCCCTCGGGAGGGGGGCGCACGAGCAATGAGGTGA
- a CDS encoding GlxA family transcriptional regulator has protein sequence MPSTPDFLPTSLRQPRLVLFVAYPGMGLLDMTGPQTVFWAATLHMEARGLPGYVRQTVSPTGGLVRAVEGVELNTLPLSDFTGREVDTVIVPGAPEIELAVDGAADLVGWLSEMSRRARRMASVCSGTFMLAQAGLLEGKRAATHWAMCDLLKKRHPSIQVDSDAIFVQEGAVWTSAGVTAGIDLSLALVEADCGREIAMRVARELVVFLKRPGGQSQYSEVLQSQTQDSGSFDELHQWISDHLSREDMTVELLAERAGMSPRNFARVYKQKTGRTPAKAVEVFRLEAARRLLEASELNVDQIARQCGFGDEERMRVTFQRRLAVSPTEYRRRFSR, from the coding sequence ATGCCATCGACCCCCGATTTTCTGCCAACGTCCCTGCGCCAGCCGAGGCTCGTGCTGTTCGTGGCTTATCCCGGGATGGGCCTCTTGGACATGACCGGCCCGCAGACGGTGTTCTGGGCCGCGACGCTCCACATGGAGGCCCGCGGGCTGCCGGGGTATGTGCGGCAGACGGTGAGCCCGACAGGCGGGCTCGTACGAGCGGTGGAGGGCGTCGAGCTGAATACGCTGCCGCTCTCGGACTTCACGGGCCGCGAGGTGGACACGGTCATCGTGCCCGGTGCGCCGGAGATCGAGCTGGCGGTGGACGGCGCCGCGGATCTGGTGGGATGGTTGTCCGAGATGAGCCGCCGGGCGCGGCGGATGGCCTCGGTGTGCAGCGGGACGTTCATGCTGGCGCAGGCGGGGCTCTTGGAGGGGAAGCGGGCGGCGACGCACTGGGCGATGTGTGACCTCTTGAAAAAGCGCCATCCGTCGATCCAGGTGGATTCGGACGCGATCTTCGTGCAGGAGGGCGCGGTGTGGACCTCGGCGGGCGTGACGGCGGGGATCGATCTCTCCCTGGCGCTGGTGGAGGCGGACTGCGGGCGTGAGATCGCGATGAGGGTGGCGCGGGAGCTGGTGGTCTTTTTGAAGCGGCCCGGAGGTCAATCGCAATACAGCGAGGTGCTGCAATCGCAGACGCAGGACAGCGGAAGCTTCGACGAGCTGCACCAGTGGATCTCGGATCACCTGAGCCGCGAGGACATGACGGTGGAGCTGCTCGCGGAGAGGGCGGGGATGAGCCCGCGGAATTTCGCGAGGGTCTACAAGCAGAAGACGGGGCGAACGCCGGCGAAGGCGGTGGAGGTGTTCCGGCTGGAGGCGGCGCGGCGGCTCCTGGAGGCGTCGGAGCTGAATGTCGATCAGATCGCGCGGCAATGTGGATTCGGGGACGAGGAGCGAATGCGAGTGACCTTCCAGCGGCGTCTGGCGGTTTCGCCGACGGAGTACCGCAGGAGGTTTTCGCGGTGA
- a CDS encoding NAD(P)/FAD-dependent oxidoreductase: MSKKVLIVGGGFAGVWGALAAARLLDQQGKTPADVEVTLVSPDPALHIRPRLYEPAPETMSAPLLPLLDTIGVRFVAGSVAQIRTGAQEVDLIATDGGKLRLPYDRLLLTTGSKLFRPPVPGLEEHAFSVDQLADAIALDRHLAGLAALPDTPARNTVVVVGGGFTGLEVATELPLRLRKVLGAGAKISVILVDTGEVGAGLGVNPRPAILEALESLGVQCLGGSGVASIDAGGVVTASGQRIDAATVIWTAGMRASSLAAQVSSSLDPLGRVEVTPDLRVVGADHVFAAGDVARALTDDQGHYALMSCQHAIFMGRFGGHNAVADLLGLPTLAYRQLFYATCLDLGEWGAVYTEGWDRQVKLTAAAGKDRKREINTVWIYPPAPDRAAALAAGDPMFTFG, translated from the coding sequence ATGTCAAAGAAAGTATTGATCGTCGGCGGCGGCTTCGCCGGAGTCTGGGGCGCCCTCGCCGCAGCGCGGCTGCTCGACCAGCAGGGCAAAACCCCCGCAGACGTCGAGGTCACCCTCGTCTCGCCAGACCCCGCCCTCCACATCCGCCCGCGGCTGTACGAGCCCGCCCCCGAGACCATGAGCGCGCCCCTGTTGCCGCTCCTCGATACCATCGGCGTCCGTTTCGTCGCGGGCTCCGTCGCGCAGATCCGGACCGGCGCCCAGGAGGTGGACCTGATCGCGACCGACGGCGGCAAGCTCAGGCTGCCCTATGACCGGCTCCTGCTCACCACCGGCAGCAAGCTCTTCCGCCCGCCCGTCCCGGGCCTGGAGGAGCACGCCTTCTCCGTCGATCAACTCGCGGACGCAATCGCGCTCGACAGGCACCTCGCGGGCCTCGCCGCCCTGCCCGATACCCCCGCGCGCAATACGGTCGTCGTCGTCGGAGGCGGCTTCACCGGGCTCGAGGTCGCCACGGAGCTGCCGCTGCGGCTGCGCAAGGTCCTCGGCGCGGGCGCGAAGATCTCGGTCATTCTCGTCGACACCGGCGAGGTCGGCGCTGGCCTCGGCGTCAATCCGCGTCCCGCCATTCTCGAGGCGCTCGAATCCCTCGGCGTGCAATGCCTGGGCGGCTCGGGCGTCGCGTCCATCGATGCGGGCGGCGTCGTGACCGCATCCGGGCAGCGCATCGACGCCGCCACCGTCATCTGGACCGCCGGCATGCGCGCCAGCAGCCTCGCCGCCCAGGTCTCCTCCTCGCTCGATCCCCTCGGCCGCGTCGAGGTCACCCCCGATCTGCGCGTGGTCGGCGCCGATCACGTCTTCGCGGCCGGTGACGTCGCCCGCGCCCTCACCGACGACCAGGGCCATTACGCGCTGATGTCCTGCCAGCACGCCATCTTCATGGGCCGCTTCGGCGGGCACAATGCGGTGGCCGATCTCCTGGGCCTCCCCACCCTCGCCTATCGCCAGCTCTTCTATGCCACCTGCCTCGATCTCGGCGAATGGGGCGCCGTCTACACGGAGGGCTGGGACCGCCAGGTCAAGCTCACGGCCGCCGCAGGCAAGGATCGCAAGCGGGAGATCAACACCGTGTGGATCTACCCCCCCGCGCCCGACCGCGCCGCAGCGCTCGCCGCGGGCGACCCGATGTTCACGTTCGGCTGA
- a CDS encoding GNAT family N-acetyltransferase, which yields MSPVVLRPELPTDAPAVHRVNELAFGRVEEASLVDALRRADAVTLSLVAELEGRVVGHILFSPVDIDRDDGRDSAVGLAPMAVLPEAQRHGIGSQLVRAGLDRLRAAGHGAVVVLGHTAFYPRFGFAPAARFGLRWEVPGHDEAFMAVELVPGFLGTRAGVVRYRPEFGAV from the coding sequence ATGAGCCCTGTCGTCCTGCGCCCCGAGCTTCCGACCGACGCCCCCGCCGTGCACCGCGTGAACGAGCTCGCGTTCGGGCGCGTCGAGGAGGCTTCCCTCGTGGATGCGCTCCGCCGCGCCGATGCCGTCACGCTATCGCTCGTGGCCGAGCTCGAGGGGCGCGTCGTCGGGCACATTCTCTTCTCGCCCGTCGATATCGACCGCGACGACGGCCGCGACAGCGCCGTGGGGCTCGCCCCCATGGCCGTCCTCCCCGAAGCCCAGAGGCACGGGATTGGCTCCCAGCTCGTTCGCGCAGGGCTCGATCGCCTTCGCGCAGCGGGGCACGGCGCGGTGGTCGTCCTCGGCCACACCGCCTTTTATCCGCGCTTCGGCTTCGCGCCCGCGGCCCGCTTCGGATTGCGCTGGGAAGTGCCCGGCCACGACGAGGCCTTCATGGCGGTGGAGCTCGTCCCCGGCTTCCTCGGCACGCGTGCGGGCGTCGTGCGCTATCGACCCGAATTCGGCGCGGTCTGA
- a CDS encoding AAA family ATPase has protein sequence MPTAHLICGSTGAGKTTYSLALAERLGAIRFSIDDWMATLFVPDWPPTPDLSWALERTARCEAQMWRMADQLLARGVDVIFDVGLSKREHRDRFRARAAQAGVPTRLHFLDVDAEVRRARVHQRNAEKIGSYSFEVNDEMFDFMETYFERPSADELVGAEVISGSERG, from the coding sequence ATGCCGACAGCGCACTTGATCTGTGGCTCCACGGGGGCGGGCAAGACGACGTACTCGCTCGCGCTCGCCGAGCGCCTCGGGGCGATTCGATTCTCCATCGACGATTGGATGGCCACGCTCTTCGTGCCGGATTGGCCGCCCACGCCCGACCTCTCCTGGGCGCTCGAGAGGACCGCGCGGTGCGAGGCGCAGATGTGGCGCATGGCCGACCAGCTCCTCGCGCGCGGGGTGGACGTCATCTTCGACGTGGGGCTGTCGAAGCGCGAGCACCGCGACAGGTTCAGGGCCCGCGCCGCGCAGGCCGGCGTCCCGACCCGGCTGCACTTCCTCGACGTGGACGCCGAGGTCCGCCGCGCGCGCGTCCACCAGCGCAATGCGGAGAAGATCGGCTCCTATTCGTTCGAGGTCAACGACGAGATGTTCGATTTCATGGAGACCTATTTCGAGCGCCCGAGCGCCGACGAGCTGGTCGGGGCGGAGGTCATCTCGGGCTCGGAGCGAGGGTGA